A part of Phycisphaerae bacterium genomic DNA contains:
- a CDS encoding PH domain-containing protein has product MKADHVNHSNDTPAMEPAASAQGAAQAPPVATLVGVVPERLLDEGEIVILAVKPSLWFILFSSVKMVLLVLGGLLLLSLVEPYTGIRLARRPVCQVAAALIVIQVTVAFLQWLSRLYVLTNRRVMRIKGVFNVDVFECGLTRIQNTFMTLAIHERFFGLGTIQFATAGTGTIEAAWININSPLEVHEMVRRAINQAKRGPGNGL; this is encoded by the coding sequence ATGAAGGCTGACCACGTCAATCACAGCAACGACACGCCGGCGATGGAACCGGCGGCCAGCGCTCAGGGAGCGGCCCAGGCTCCGCCCGTCGCGACCCTGGTCGGCGTGGTGCCCGAACGGCTGCTCGATGAGGGCGAGATCGTGATCCTCGCCGTCAAACCGTCGCTGTGGTTCATCCTGTTCTCATCGGTCAAGATGGTGCTGCTCGTGCTGGGCGGGTTGCTGTTGCTGTCTCTCGTCGAACCCTACACGGGCATCAGGCTGGCCCGCCGTCCGGTCTGCCAGGTCGCCGCGGCCCTGATCGTCATCCAGGTGACCGTCGCCTTCCTGCAATGGCTCAGCCGCCTCTACGTCCTGACCAACCGGCGCGTCATGCGGATCAAGGGCGTCTTCAACGTCGACGTCTTCGAATGCGGACTGACCCGCATTCAGAACACCTTCATGACCCTGGCCATCCACGAACGGTTTTTCGGCCTTGGCACCATCCAGTTCGCCACCGCCGGCACCGGCACCATCGAAGCCGCGTGGATCAACATCAACTCGCCTCTTGAGGTCCACGAAATGGTCCGACGGGCCATCAATCAGGCCAAACGCGGTCCCGGCAACGGCCTGTAA